The genomic segment TGAATTTATTGTTTGGCCTAAGTCATCTTTTATTATTCCAAAATATGATGAGTTAAATCCATTTTTTTGAAGTAGCGAAGAAATTCCAAGTGCATTGGCATTATAAATTTGTGTTTCATTTGCAAATTCCCAAGGCTCTTTTAATTCATTGCCACTTGAAAATATGGCTATTTTAGGGTTTGGTTTTACTTTTACATTATATATGCCTTGAGACGCTAGTAGCATTATGTGAGTTGGTTCTAGTTTTGTTCCTTTTTTTATTAGAACATTTCCTATTGTTACCTCTTCACCTTTAAACCTATGTGCATCACCTTTTTTTAGTTTTTCTGGATTTTTAGGATATATTTTTCCATCTTTTTCAATACTATCTTCTATTCTTAAAATAGTATCAGCTCCTAGGGGAAATATAGCCCCAGTCATTATTTTTATACATTCATTGTCTTTTATCTGAGTTTTTTTTGTTTCTCCAGCAAAGACAGTATCTATAAGAGTGTATCCATTTTCTTTTTGATCAAATTTTATGGCAAATCCATCTAGTGCAGAATTATCAAAACAAGGAAGATCTTTTATAGCTACTATATCTTGGCTTGTTATTTTACCTAATGCATTTTCTAAGGCAATACACTCATCTAGTGTTTCATTGCTTTTTAAAATTTCAAAAACTTCATTTAATTCAACCATTATTCTTCCTTAAGTCTTTGTATGTCTGCACCAAGCATTTGTAGTTTTTTGTGTAAATTTTCATAGCCTCTATCAAGATGATAAATTCTATGAACCCTGCTTGTTCCTTCTGCTGCAAGAGCTGCAAGAACCAAAGCCGAACTTGCTCTAAGGTCTGTAGCCATAACATCTGCTGCATTTAATTTTTTGCCACCATAAATACTTGCCATATGACCGTTTAATCTTATATCAGCTCCCATTCTTGAAAGCTCGCTTACATGCATAAAGCGATTTTCAAAAAGTCTCTCATCTATCGTGCTTACACCATCAGCAACTAATGATAGTGCCATAAATTGAGCTTGCATATCTGTAGGAAATCCTGGATACTCTCTTGTTACAATTTCACAACTATTTATTTTATCAGCTGGAATTATAGTTATTTTATCTTCATCTGTTTGTATCTTAAAGCCCATTTGTTCAAGTTTTGTTGTGATAGCTTCTAAATGTTTTGGATTTACATTTGTGATTGTTATTTGTGAGTTTGTGATAGCTCCGGCACATAAGTAAGTTCCAGCTTCTATTCTATCTGGGATAACATTTATTTCATCTATATCTAAAAGTTCTTTATTTGTTCCATATATTATAAGCTCATCCGTGCCTATGCCTTCTATTTTGACACCAGCTTTTGATAAAATTTCACATATTTGAACAACCTCAGGCTCTTTTGCTACATTTATCAGATGTGTTTTTCCATTTGCTAATGCTGCGGCCATTATTATATTTTCACTACCAGTTACTGTTACTTTATCAAAAACTATTTTTGCACCTTGCAAGCCATTTTTTGCACTAGCTACTACATATCCTTGCTTGATTTGTATATCAGCACCCATTTTTTCTAGTGCCGATAGATGAAGGTCAATAGGTCTTTGACCTATCGCACATCCGCCTGGAAGACTCACTTCGCATTTACCAAATCTAGCCAAAAGCGGTCCTAATACAAGTATAGAAGCTCTCATTTTTCTTACTATATCGTATGTTGCAGTGGTTGAGTTTATCCCTGTTGTGTCTATATTGATTTCATTATCGTCTTTATATTCGCAATTTGAGCCTAAATTTGTTAATAATTGTGCTAGAGTTTTTATATCAGCTACATTTGGAATATTTTTTATATCAACTTTGTTTTTTGCAAGCAAAGTTAGTGCTATTATAGGTAAAGCAGCATTTTTAGCTCCACTTATCTTAACTTCGCCAGATAGTTTGTTTTGTCCAGTTATTTGCAAATAATACATTTAAAGCCTTAGAAATTTTAAAAAGTAAAAAAATATTATATTGATTTTTTGCTTAGAAAACAAAATTTTGATAAAATAAAAACTTCATTGATTTATTATAATTTTACCATATAAGGTTTATTAGTGAATTTTTTTGATTCGATTTGGGATATTATTAATGAAGGCAATAAAAATAAAAAGATTGCAAAATTTAATGAATTTTATAAAAAATATAAAAATACAAAAGATATAAATTT from the Campylobacter pinnipediorum subsp. pinnipediorum genome contains:
- the murA gene encoding UDP-N-acetylglucosamine 1-carboxyvinyltransferase, producing the protein MYYLQITGQNKLSGEVKISGAKNAALPIIALTLLAKNKVDIKNIPNVADIKTLAQLLTNLGSNCEYKDDNEINIDTTGINSTTATYDIVRKMRASILVLGPLLARFGKCEVSLPGGCAIGQRPIDLHLSALEKMGADIQIKQGYVVASAKNGLQGAKIVFDKVTVTGSENIIMAAALANGKTHLINVAKEPEVVQICEILSKAGVKIEGIGTDELIIYGTNKELLDIDEINVIPDRIEAGTYLCAGAITNSQITITNVNPKHLEAITTKLEQMGFKIQTDEDKITIIPADKINSCEIVTREYPGFPTDMQAQFMALSLVADGVSTIDERLFENRFMHVSELSRMGADIRLNGHMASIYGGKKLNAADVMATDLRASSALVLAALAAEGTSRVHRIYHLDRGYENLHKKLQMLGADIQRLKEE
- a CDS encoding molybdopterin molybdotransferase MoeA, whose translation is MVELNEVFEILKSNETLDECIALENALGKITSQDIVAIKDLPCFDNSALDGFAIKFDQKENGYTLIDTVFAGETKKTQIKDNECIKIMTGAIFPLGADTILRIEDSIEKDGKIYPKNPEKLKKGDAHRFKGEEVTIGNVLIKKGTKLEPTHIMLLASQGIYNVKVKPNPKIAIFSSGNELKEPWEFANETQIYNANALGISSLLQKNGFNSSYFGIIKDDLGQTINSLKNTSNFDVVICSGGASMGDADFMKMALDKLGYTQIFDKINLRPGAPTKAYKKDNQTVFILPGNPMAAYICNLIVVVPFLNNSKPEMIKCISGENIKFKKGRANVVLGNLQDGKFYSLNNNKYGSGMITPLTQSDFIYISNPSDEQIMQDQEIYIMKIS